In Ignavibacteriota bacterium, a genomic segment contains:
- the purL gene encoding phosphoribosylformylglycinamidine synthase subunit PurL — protein MKDTNQNLRDVAIEFGLTNDEYNKIIELIGREPNYTELGMYSVMWSEHCSYKNSIAELKKLPRKGKRLLVEAGEENAGLVDIGDGLAIAFKIESHNHPSAVEPYQGAATGVGGIMRDIFTMGARPIAALDSLRFGNPEIARTQYLMKGIVKGIGDYGNSFGVPTIAGDIFFDECYNENPLVNAMAVGIVKHDEIAKAVAKGEGNIVMIVGSATGRDGIHGATFASEELSDESEHKRPNVQVGDPFTEKLLLEATLEVIKHGYVVGIQDMGAAGITCSVSEMSARGNSGMVINLDEVPLREKNMTAYEILLSESQERMLLVAKPEHQTQIETIFSKWDLHCKVIGKVVAQDRIKMWKDGSLVVDIPAQGLVLGGGAPVYIRESREPEYIKQTRMFNQNTISEPDDYNECLLKLLSSPNIRSKRWATEQYDSMVRTNTIQIEGITDAAVIRIKGTNKAIAVKTDCNPRYVYLNPYEGAKIAVAEAARNVVCVGAKPIAITNCLNFGNPYDPEVYWQFRESIRGIKEACEALETPVTGGNVSFYNEHNGSPIFPTPVIGMLGEISDVRNIIPNSFVEDGDVIVLVGTTIGHIGGSEYLAHIHNQITGDSPTINLHEELQLQSCLLELIHKKLIRSCHDVSDGGLGITLAEMCMNHQDLGAVINYNSEIRNDLYLFTEDQSRVVISCKKGMLEEIKTIFETHRINYSEIGQVKKGGTLSINNIIEVSNNQLLQSYGLH, from the coding sequence ATGAAAGACACAAATCAGAATTTACGAGACGTTGCCATTGAATTTGGTTTGACAAATGATGAGTATAATAAAATTATTGAACTCATCGGTCGTGAACCGAATTACACAGAACTTGGAATGTACAGCGTAATGTGGAGTGAGCATTGCAGTTACAAGAACTCGATTGCAGAATTAAAGAAACTGCCACGAAAGGGAAAGCGACTTCTTGTTGAGGCAGGGGAAGAAAATGCCGGTTTGGTTGATATTGGAGATGGATTGGCAATTGCGTTTAAAATCGAGAGCCACAATCATCCATCTGCAGTGGAACCGTATCAAGGGGCGGCTACCGGTGTTGGTGGAATCATGCGTGATATTTTCACCATGGGTGCAAGACCCATTGCCGCGTTAGATTCTTTACGATTCGGAAATCCCGAAATTGCACGCACTCAATATTTGATGAAAGGAATCGTCAAAGGTATTGGTGATTATGGAAATAGCTTCGGCGTTCCAACTATTGCGGGAGATATTTTCTTTGATGAATGTTACAACGAGAACCCACTTGTTAATGCAATGGCTGTTGGTATCGTCAAGCACGATGAAATAGCAAAGGCGGTTGCAAAGGGCGAAGGGAATATTGTGATGATAGTAGGTTCTGCTACCGGCAGGGACGGTATTCATGGTGCAACTTTCGCTTCTGAAGAATTATCTGATGAATCAGAGCATAAACGTCCGAATGTGCAGGTAGGTGACCCATTTACAGAAAAACTTTTACTCGAAGCCACACTTGAAGTTATCAAACACGGCTATGTCGTTGGAATTCAGGATATGGGTGCGGCAGGAATTACCTGCTCGGTTTCAGAGATGAGTGCACGAGGTAACTCAGGAATGGTAATCAACTTAGATGAAGTTCCATTGCGCGAAAAGAATATGACTGCGTACGAAATTCTTCTTTCTGAATCTCAGGAGCGAATGTTGCTTGTCGCTAAACCTGAACATCAAACACAAATTGAAACTATTTTCTCCAAATGGGACTTACATTGTAAAGTTATAGGAAAAGTTGTAGCACAAGACAGAATCAAAATGTGGAAGGATGGAAGTCTTGTTGTTGACATTCCTGCGCAAGGACTTGTGCTTGGCGGCGGTGCGCCCGTTTACATTCGTGAATCAAGAGAACCTGAGTACATCAAACAGACACGAATGTTCAACCAAAACACTATTTCTGAACCGGATGACTATAATGAATGTCTGTTGAAATTGTTGAGTTCTCCAAACATTCGTTCTAAACGTTGGGCAACGGAGCAGTACGATTCAATGGTGAGAACGAATACAATACAAATTGAAGGTATAACCGACGCGGCTGTAATTCGAATCAAAGGAACAAACAAAGCAATCGCTGTAAAGACTGACTGCAATCCTCGGTATGTTTATCTAAATCCTTATGAAGGCGCAAAGATTGCTGTAGCAGAGGCGGCAAGAAATGTGGTCTGTGTTGGCGCGAAACCAATTGCGATTACGAATTGCCTGAATTTTGGAAATCCATACGACCCGGAAGTTTATTGGCAGTTCAGAGAGTCAATCAGAGGTATAAAAGAAGCCTGTGAAGCACTCGAAACTCCTGTTACCGGTGGTAATGTCAGTTTTTATAATGAACACAACGGTTCACCGATTTTTCCGACTCCGGTTATCGGTATGTTAGGTGAAATTTCGGATGTACGGAATATAATTCCGAATTCATTTGTAGAAGATGGCGATGTAATTGTACTTGTAGGAACGACAATTGGCCATATCGGCGGGTCAGAATATCTTGCACACATCCACAATCAAATCACCGGTGATTCACCCACTATTAACTTACATGAGGAATTGCAATTGCAATCGTGCTTGCTTGAATTGATTCATAAAAAGTTGATACGTTCCTGTCATGATGTCAGTGATGGTGGTTTAGGTATAACATTAGCAGAAATGTGTATGAATCATCAGGACTTAGGTGCTGTAATTAATTATAACTCAGAGATACGAAATGATTTATACTTGTTTACTGAGGACCAATCACGAGTAGTCATTTCTTGTAAGAAAGGAATGTTGGAAGAAATAAAGACAATCTTCGAAACACACAGAATAAATTATTCCGAAATAGGTCAGGTCAAAAAGGGAGGAACACTTTCGATAAACAATATCATCGAAGTATCAAATAATCAATTGTTACAATCTTACGGATTGCATTGA
- a CDS encoding GatB/YqeY domain-containing protein has product MSMLDKISEDLKTAMKAGDKTRMETLRTLRAGLLEKQVEKRPTGGMTTEDELAVVMVAGKKRKEAIEVYKNNNRNDLAQQEEAELQVIQEYLPKQLSPEDVKELVKKVIAEVGATSDKDFGNVMGPVMKELKGKADGKLIQETVKSLLSPQ; this is encoded by the coding sequence ATGTCAATGCTTGATAAAATTTCAGAAGATTTGAAAACGGCAATGAAAGCCGGAGATAAAACACGTATGGAGACTCTTCGTACGTTGCGTGCAGGATTATTAGAAAAACAGGTCGAGAAACGTCCGACAGGAGGAATGACAACGGAAGACGAACTCGCTGTTGTAATGGTAGCCGGAAAGAAACGTAAAGAAGCAATTGAAGTGTACAAGAACAACAATCGTAACGATTTAGCACAACAAGAAGAAGCAGAGTTGCAAGTAATTCAAGAGTATCTTCCTAAACAATTATCCCCTGAAGATGTTAAAGAACTTGTGAAGAAAGTAATTGCAGAAGTTGGCGCAACATCGGACAAGGATTTCGGAAATGTAATGGGTCCCGTCATGAAAGAATTAAAAGGGAAGGCTGACGGTAAGTTAATCCAGGAGACTGTCAAAAGTTTACTCTCTCCACAATAA
- a CDS encoding ABC transporter ATP-binding protein, which produces MNSHHPLLRCEDLHKSFSSIEGKEGGLHVLKGINLTIEQGEMTAIVGASGSGKSTLLHILGGIDTPTNGKVFWQETELSTLKKDELTTRRGKFIGFVFQFHHLLNEFTAIENVMLPMLVAGEKTSVAKNNANEILKQLELSSRTNHKPNELSGGEQQRVAIGRAIANTPLVILADEPTGNLDSVSSLLIYDILKRLNQEQGMTVIVVTHNEQLSKDCKKTYKMFDGQLQLL; this is translated from the coding sequence ATGAATTCACATCATCCATTGTTACGATGCGAAGATTTGCACAAATCTTTTTCCTCGATAGAGGGAAAGGAGGGAGGATTGCATGTCCTCAAGGGTATCAATTTGACCATTGAACAGGGTGAAATGACTGCAATCGTTGGCGCTTCCGGCTCAGGGAAAAGCACGTTGTTGCACATCCTTGGTGGAATTGACACTCCAACAAATGGAAAAGTGTTTTGGCAAGAAACTGAACTCAGTACGCTGAAAAAAGATGAATTGACAACAAGGCGCGGAAAGTTTATAGGATTTGTATTTCAATTTCACCATTTGTTGAACGAATTTACAGCAATAGAAAATGTAATGCTCCCGATGCTTGTAGCCGGAGAAAAAACTTCAGTTGCAAAGAACAATGCAAATGAAATTTTGAAGCAACTCGAACTTAGTAGTCGCACGAATCATAAACCGAATGAATTATCCGGCGGTGAACAACAACGGGTTGCTATCGGTCGGGCGATTGCAAATACTCCGCTTGTCATCCTTGCCGATGAACCAACCGGTAATCTTGATTCAGTTAGTAGTTTGTTGATTTATGATATCCTGAAGCGATTGAATCAGGAACAAGGCATGACAGTAATTGTAGTGACACACAATGAGCAATTATCGAAAGACTGTAAGAAAACCTACAAAATGTTTGATGGTCAACTACAATTACTTTGA
- a CDS encoding endonuclease MutS2, whose protein sequence is MREHLNSFSKLELDKVIAHISRYTTSDLGREHVEKLSPLSSLDEIRYQLSLVSEMKRLLEGVGYPPLDSIPDVRIGLHRTSIENFALPADELRKIALLLDTSKKCYTFFSRIKTQFPLLFEQVSKLYLNKILEYNINSAIDESGVVKDSATKELQTIRRQITDKSGGLRNKLESLVKTISAKDWLQEELITSRDGRMVIPIKIEHKNKVPGFIHSSSASGATVFIEPTETLELNNEIRTLQFQELREIEKILKALTEQVRECRDALLFNLEILGLIDFVQAKAKYSLEILGNEPIVKPHGSLKLMNARHPLLFQRHKLKDIVPLNFEISENVRTVIITGPNAGGKSVALKSVGLLCLMVQAGCHVSAFGESEIPIFSDIFVDIGDEQSIENDLSSFSSHLKNLHQIIENANDCSLVLIDEIGSGTDPVEGSALSAAVLERLTNLGCLTIATTHHGSLKVFAYETPHIENAAMEFDQATLQPTYRFRYGVPGSSYAIEMAQRMSLAESLIARAKEFLGNKSYNLEQLIAELERHSQQLTKELQEVRQEKDKLEGLRISYQAKIDSLQKEIKQIKSQAVTEAKEIVSKAHSTVERVVKEIKEQSAQKEIVKTAKTEIKSLSVEMDTLEDTLEVEQTVDSPFAVGQSVRLKRTNSTGEILDVVDKDNFLVLMGDLKVKVHRRELRPAEHKATLKSKPSLKEEKREVKQELDLRGMYGDEAVEAIDKFFDEAILTGLHRVDIIHGKGTGALRKRVAEYLKNDTRVKSSRLGEWNEGGMGVTIVELA, encoded by the coding sequence ATGCGAGAACATCTCAATTCGTTTTCGAAACTCGAATTAGATAAAGTCATAGCGCACATTTCGCGTTATACAACGTCCGACCTCGGACGAGAACATGTTGAAAAACTTTCCCCGCTCTCATCGCTTGATGAAATCCGTTATCAACTCTCCTTAGTTTCAGAAATGAAACGACTCCTTGAAGGAGTAGGGTACCCGCCCTTAGATTCCATCCCAGATGTGCGAATCGGTCTGCACAGAACTTCAATCGAGAATTTTGCTCTCCCCGCTGATGAGTTAAGAAAAATTGCATTGCTTCTTGACACATCAAAAAAATGCTATACGTTTTTCAGTCGAATTAAAACTCAGTTTCCACTTTTGTTTGAGCAGGTTAGCAAACTTTACCTGAATAAAATTCTTGAATACAATATCAACAGTGCGATTGATGAAAGTGGTGTCGTGAAGGATTCTGCAACGAAAGAACTTCAAACAATTCGGAGACAAATTACAGACAAGTCAGGAGGATTAAGGAACAAATTAGAGTCGTTAGTCAAAACTATTTCTGCTAAGGATTGGCTTCAGGAAGAATTGATTACTTCAAGGGATGGCAGGATGGTCATCCCAATTAAAATCGAGCATAAGAATAAAGTTCCGGGATTCATTCATAGTTCATCGGCAAGCGGAGCAACGGTATTCATCGAACCAACTGAAACATTGGAGTTGAACAATGAAATCAGAACTCTCCAATTTCAAGAATTAAGAGAAATCGAAAAAATACTCAAGGCATTGACTGAGCAGGTGAGAGAATGTCGGGACGCACTTTTATTCAATCTTGAAATTCTTGGTTTGATAGATTTTGTTCAGGCGAAAGCAAAATATTCACTTGAAATATTAGGAAACGAACCAATTGTAAAACCGCATGGTTCATTGAAGTTAATGAACGCCCGACACCCGCTGTTATTTCAACGGCATAAACTGAAAGATATCGTTCCTCTCAATTTCGAGATTAGTGAGAATGTCAGAACAGTTATCATAACAGGACCGAACGCGGGAGGGAAGAGTGTTGCGTTAAAATCCGTTGGCTTACTTTGCTTGATGGTGCAGGCAGGATGCCATGTCTCGGCGTTTGGCGAGAGTGAGATTCCGATTTTCAGTGATATTTTTGTTGATATCGGAGATGAGCAATCTATCGAAAACGATTTGAGTAGTTTCAGTTCGCACTTGAAAAATCTCCATCAAATTATTGAGAATGCAAACGATTGTAGCCTTGTGTTAATTGATGAAATAGGTTCCGGCACAGACCCGGTCGAGGGTTCTGCTTTATCTGCGGCTGTGCTAGAGCGATTAACAAACCTTGGTTGTTTAACGATTGCAACAACTCACCACGGTTCGCTCAAAGTGTTTGCGTATGAAACTCCACACATTGAAAATGCCGCAATGGAGTTTGACCAAGCCACATTACAACCAACATATCGTTTCCGTTATGGAGTTCCAGGAAGCAGTTATGCAATCGAGATGGCACAACGAATGTCTCTTGCCGAAAGTTTGATTGCAAGAGCCAAAGAGTTTCTTGGAAATAAGTCCTACAATCTTGAGCAACTAATTGCTGAATTAGAGAGACACTCTCAACAGTTAACGAAAGAACTTCAAGAGGTTCGGCAAGAGAAAGATAAGTTGGAAGGTCTGAGGATTTCTTATCAGGCGAAGATTGATTCGCTACAAAAAGAAATAAAGCAGATAAAATCTCAAGCAGTGACTGAAGCGAAAGAGATTGTCAGTAAGGCACATTCAACTGTAGAACGAGTTGTTAAAGAGATAAAGGAACAGTCAGCCCAAAAGGAAATAGTGAAGACTGCGAAGACTGAGATCAAATCTCTTTCAGTTGAAATGGACACGTTAGAAGATACACTTGAAGTAGAGCAAACCGTAGATTCTCCATTTGCAGTGGGCCAATCCGTTCGACTGAAACGGACAAATTCAACGGGGGAAATACTAGATGTTGTTGATAAAGACAACTTTCTTGTTTTGATGGGAGATTTAAAAGTAAAGGTTCACCGGCGTGAACTGAGACCCGCCGAACACAAGGCAACATTAAAAAGTAAACCATCGCTCAAGGAAGAAAAACGTGAAGTAAAACAAGAACTTGATTTGCGCGGTATGTACGGAGATGAAGCAGTAGAAGCAATTGATAAATTCTTTGATGAAGCCATCTTAACAGGTTTACATCGTGTTGACATTATTCATGGGAAAGGAACCGGGGCATTGCGTAAGCGAGTTGCGGAATATTTGAAGAATGATACTCGTGTCAAGTCTTCACGACTCGGCGAATGGAACGAAGGCGGCATGGGAGTAACGATTGTGGAATTAGCATAG
- a CDS encoding ABC transporter permease, with product MQPVELFLASRYLFAKRSVRFVNIITIISIGGITIGVAALLIVLSVFNGFSGIVTKVLVGFDPHVRIEKSGGFDSTQYSNIERAVHSLPQVIASAPVLSGKAMIITKNRNVVVIVRGVDEQKVSTVSGLNSSIIAGELKFNPSSEVGGMVIGLTLAEQLGCMVGEEVTVVSPGDFEAMFQTIATPEFKSFRITGIFLSNNKEYDANYAYVSLPWAQSLFNVGGQIHALEARLTNFEDAEFVKNELSKKLPSDIQISTWQDLHLDLYFVMMLERWAGYIILSLIIVVASFNLMGSLAMSIVEKKRDIGILQTLGMTSRRIKKAFIYEGLLVGIIGTTLGILLGIFVLYLQVNYQLFALDTSVYIIPAIPVEIHAIDFLSVAVVSLGLSLLSAYYPSNKITEYQPSECIRWE from the coding sequence ATGCAACCTGTCGAATTATTCTTAGCATCGAGATACTTGTTTGCAAAACGCTCAGTCAGATTTGTGAACATCATTACTATTATTTCGATAGGAGGAATAACTATCGGTGTTGCGGCGTTACTGATTGTCTTGTCAGTCTTTAACGGTTTCAGCGGAATAGTTACAAAGGTGTTAGTCGGGTTCGACCCGCATGTAAGAATCGAAAAATCAGGCGGATTTGATTCAACTCAGTATTCAAACATTGAACGGGCAGTTCATTCGCTTCCTCAGGTAATCGCAAGCGCTCCTGTTCTCTCCGGAAAGGCAATGATTATAACAAAGAACCGGAATGTTGTTGTCATTGTTCGTGGTGTTGATGAGCAAAAGGTTTCAACAGTTTCCGGTTTGAACTCAAGCATTATTGCAGGTGAACTGAAATTTAATCCTTCATCCGAAGTAGGAGGGATGGTAATTGGTCTAACGTTAGCAGAACAACTCGGATGTATGGTCGGTGAAGAAGTAACGGTAGTCAGTCCCGGTGATTTTGAAGCGATGTTTCAAACAATAGCAACTCCTGAATTCAAGTCATTTCGCATTACCGGTATCTTTCTCTCGAACAATAAAGAGTATGATGCAAATTATGCGTACGTTTCATTGCCATGGGCACAAAGTCTGTTTAATGTTGGTGGACAAATACATGCATTGGAAGCACGGCTTACAAACTTTGAAGATGCAGAATTTGTGAAGAATGAGTTATCAAAGAAACTCCCGAGTGATATTCAAATCTCTACCTGGCAGGACCTTCATCTGGATTTGTATTTTGTTATGATGTTGGAACGATGGGCTGGTTACATCATCCTGTCTTTAATAATAGTTGTGGCTTCATTTAATCTCATGGGTTCGTTGGCGATGAGCATCGTCGAGAAGAAACGTGACATTGGAATTCTGCAAACACTTGGAATGACTTCAAGGAGAATTAAGAAAGCGTTTATCTATGAGGGTTTATTAGTTGGCATTATCGGCACAACATTAGGAATTCTTTTGGGAATTTTTGTATTATATCTCCAAGTGAACTATCAATTATTTGCATTAGATACGAGTGTGTATATCATCCCGGCAATACCTGTCGAGATTCACGCGATTGATTTTCTCTCTGTCGCAGTAGTCTCGTTAGGGCTGAGTTTGCTCTCTGCCTATTATCCAAGTAACAAAATAACTGAATATCAACCGTCGGAATGTATCAGATGGGAATGA
- the accC gene encoding acetyl-CoA carboxylase biotin carboxylase subunit → MKKILIANRGEIAIRVMRTCKELGIQTVAVYSEADKTAPHVYLADEAYLLGPPPAKESYLIIEKIVEVAKNSQADAIHPGYGFLSENSDFVDAITANGIIFIGPNSESMNLLGDKTLARKLALSAGVPIAPGTTDSITDISEAKRISSEITYPVLLKAAGGGGGKGMRIVRQESDLESSLKQARSEAASSFDDDRIFIEKYIENPRHIEVQILADSFGNVVHLGERECSIQRRHQKIIEESPSIAISQTLRNQITDAAVSLMKQAKYVNAGTVEFLLDCNGNFYFMEVNTRLQVEHPVTELRTGIDLVAEQIRIAEGNRLSFRQQDVSFHGHAIECRIYAEDPQNDFFPSTGTIQWLKPSLGLGVREDRGVETGSEVLPYYDPLLSKIITFGKDRNEALNRMKRVLDDYELFGVETNIPFCQWLMNHPKFQNGEFDTHFIANHFLKERDLTIPDNILEQAALASLLHSKHKTPNSVLRQERQFTSSSWKLQRKESLH, encoded by the coding sequence ATCAAAAAAATACTAATAGCGAACAGGGGAGAGATTGCCATTCGGGTGATGCGAACTTGCAAGGAACTTGGTATTCAAACGGTCGCTGTATATTCAGAAGCGGACAAAACTGCTCCACACGTCTATCTGGCAGACGAAGCATATTTGCTTGGTCCACCTCCGGCAAAAGAAAGTTACTTGATTATCGAAAAGATTGTAGAGGTTGCAAAGAACTCTCAGGCAGATGCAATACATCCGGGCTACGGTTTTCTTTCAGAGAATTCGGATTTTGTAGATGCGATAACAGCGAACGGAATTATTTTTATCGGTCCGAATTCTGAATCAATGAATCTCTTGGGTGATAAAACACTTGCCCGTAAACTTGCATTGTCAGCAGGAGTACCTATTGCTCCCGGAACGACAGACTCGATAACAGATATTTCAGAAGCAAAAAGAATATCATCGGAGATAACATATCCTGTCTTGCTGAAAGCGGCAGGCGGCGGCGGCGGAAAAGGAATGAGGATTGTCAGACAAGAAAGTGACTTGGAGAGTTCTCTCAAGCAAGCGCGTTCTGAAGCGGCTTCTTCGTTTGATGACGACCGAATCTTTATCGAAAAGTATATTGAGAATCCCCGACACATTGAGGTTCAAATCCTTGCTGATAGTTTTGGAAATGTCGTTCATCTTGGAGAACGTGAATGTTCGATTCAGAGAAGGCATCAAAAGATAATTGAAGAATCTCCTTCAATTGCAATTAGCCAAACACTGAGAAATCAGATAACTGACGCGGCTGTTTCACTCATGAAGCAAGCCAAATACGTCAATGCCGGCACAGTGGAATTTCTCCTTGATTGTAATGGCAACTTCTATTTCATGGAAGTAAACACACGATTGCAGGTTGAACATCCGGTAACTGAATTGAGAACAGGAATTGACCTTGTTGCAGAGCAAATCAGAATCGCCGAAGGAAATCGTTTGTCATTTCGACAACAAGATGTGTCGTTTCACGGACATGCGATTGAATGTAGAATTTATGCTGAAGACCCACAAAACGATTTCTTTCCATCTACTGGAACAATACAATGGCTCAAACCAAGTCTTGGTTTAGGTGTACGGGAAGATAGGGGAGTGGAAACCGGCTCTGAAGTTCTTCCGTATTACGACCCGTTACTTTCAAAAATCATTACTTTTGGAAAAGACAGAAACGAAGCATTGAATCGGATGAAGCGTGTTCTTGATGATTATGAATTGTTTGGCGTTGAGACAAACATTCCTTTCTGTCAGTGGCTCATGAATCATCCCAAGTTTCAGAACGGAGAATTTGATACACACTTTATTGCAAATCATTTTCTTAAAGAACGGGACTTAACTATTCCTGATAACATTTTAGAGCAAGCGGCGTTAGCATCTCTTCTTCATTCAAAACACAAAACTCCAAACTCAGTACTTCGACAGGAGAGACAGTTTACTTCATCAAGTTGGAAGTTACAACGAAAAGAAAGTTTGCATTAA
- a CDS encoding acetyl-CoA carboxylase biotin carboxyl carrier protein subunit, producing MKKYKIQVHSKEFLIEEHGNGLIKVNEKSLNMQTLKQSKTLVKKVADNQYEVWLKNYRIPVTLLDEKAILLAQMQKQSTSKHELTIKAPMPGLVVAVEVHVGDVIAPGTGLIILEAMKMENEIRSQVKARVKKIDVEKSSRVEKGQTLIHLESVE from the coding sequence ATGAAGAAATACAAAATACAGGTTCACTCGAAGGAGTTCCTTATTGAGGAACATGGGAATGGTTTGATAAAAGTCAATGAGAAATCATTGAACATGCAAACATTAAAGCAAAGCAAAACACTGGTAAAGAAAGTAGCCGATAATCAATACGAGGTCTGGTTAAAGAACTATAGAATTCCGGTGACATTGCTGGATGAGAAAGCCATTCTTCTTGCACAGATGCAAAAACAAAGTACAAGCAAGCATGAATTGACAATTAAAGCGCCTATGCCGGGACTGGTAGTTGCAGTTGAAGTTCATGTCGGTGATGTGATTGCTCCCGGTACAGGGTTGATAATACTCGAAGCGATGAAAATGGAAAATGAAATTCGATCTCAGGTGAAAGCACGTGTTAAGAAAATCGATGTTGAAAAGAGTTCTCGGGTTGAAAAAGGACAGACACTTATACATTTAGAATCAGTTGAATAA
- a CDS encoding CvpA family protein, which produces MVDIFIIAGLIISIALGFKDGFFRKLYGVLGFLGGLSASLLLYPIVGDWFSAWFEFSTEISRILAFAAVFIVFIVSLNIIYRMLGTDKNKTIKTTSRFAGGFIGAFQGAVSVSLLLILFSRMEVIDEQAKNESLMYDKFIDFAPQVINYTMKWLPKTAEFIEELKGTK; this is translated from the coding sequence ATGGTTGATATTTTCATAATCGCCGGACTCATCATCTCCATTGCCTTAGGTTTTAAGGATGGTTTCTTCAGAAAATTATATGGTGTATTAGGATTTCTTGGTGGATTGTCAGCGTCGCTTTTGCTCTATCCAATCGTTGGCGATTGGTTTTCCGCTTGGTTTGAATTTTCAACTGAAATATCAAGAATACTTGCTTTTGCGGCTGTTTTTATCGTATTCATTGTTTCGTTAAACATCATTTACAGAATGTTAGGAACGGACAAGAACAAAACTATCAAAACGACATCTCGGTTCGCGGGTGGATTTATCGGAGCATTCCAAGGCGCTGTGTCAGTCAGTTTGTTGTTGATTCTTTTTTCACGCATGGAAGTAATTGATGAACAAGCCAAGAATGAATCGTTGATGTATGACAAATTTATTGACTTTGCTCCTCAGGTCATCAATTACACGATGAAGTGGTTACCCAAGACAGCAGAGTTCATCGAAGAACTGAAGGGAACGAAGTAA